One Gadus morhua chromosome 1, gadMor3.0, whole genome shotgun sequence DNA segment encodes these proteins:
- the tnnt2a gene encoding troponin T type 2a (cardiac), with protein sequence MSDNEEITEEYEEEVEEEEEAPEEAPGEEQEPEEEELQQEGEDPEVEEELEEETNEEQDGEDEAAEDEGEEEAKPKFKPFIMPNLIPPKIPDGEKVDFDDIHRKRMEKDLTELQTLIEVHFVSRKKEEEDFINLKERIDKRRSERAEQHRIRSEREKERQKRLEDERSRKEEEEAKKKADDDAKKKKTLTSLHFGGYMQKVAEKRSGKRQTEREKKRKILADRHKHLDVENKSEAGLKEKAQELWDWMHQLEQDKFEFQYLFARQKYEINVLRNRVSDHQKISKRTKRGLRK encoded by the exons ATGTCGGACAACGAAGAAATAACGGAGGAATACGAAGA GGAAGTCGAAGAAG AGGAGGAAGCCCCTGAAG AGGCCCCAGGCGAGGAGCAAGAgccggaagaggaggagctacaacaggaaggggaggatcctgaggtggaggaggagctagaggaAGAGACCAATGAGGAACAAG ATGGTGAAGATGAGGCCGCGGAGGATGAAGGAG aagaagaagcaaAGCCTAAATTCAA GCCGTTCATCATGCCTAACCTCATACCACCCAAGATACCAGACGGAGAGAAGGTGGACTTTGAT GATATCCACCGGAAGAGGATGGAGAAGGATCTGACAGAGCTGCAGACACTGATCGAAGTTCACTTTGTGAGcaggaagaaggaagaggaggattttATAAACCTTAAGGAACGGATT GACAAGCGGCGTTCTGAGCGAGCGGAGCAGCATCGGATCCGCAGCGAGCGGGAGAAGGAGCGTCAGAAGCGCCTTGAG GATGAGAGGTCTCgcaaagaggaagaagaggccAAGAAGAAGGCGGACGACGAtgcgaagaagaagaaaaccctGACCAGCCTCCATTTTGGGGGCTACATGCAGAAGGTG GCGGAGAAGCGGAGCGGTAAGCggcagacggagagggagaagaagaggaagattcTCGCCGACAGACACAAGCATCTGGACGTGGAGAACAAAAGCGAGGCGGGGCTCAA GGAGAAAGCTCAGGAGTTATGGGACTGGATGCACCAACTGGAGCAGGACAAGTTTGAATTTCAATACCTGTTTGCCAGACAGAAATACGAG ATCAACGTGCTAAGGAACCGCGTGAGTGATCACCAGAAAAT CTCTAAGAGAACTAAGAGAGGCCTGAGGAAATAG